A region of Oceanicoccus sp. KOV_DT_Chl DNA encodes the following proteins:
- a CDS encoding Rieske 2Fe-2S domain-containing protein gives MTTKRHHLPIPFGWYCIAYSDEIAVAEVKPVKYLGQELVLYRTESGTASVSEAYCPHLGAHIGHGGLVIGEYISCPFHGWQFNGEGHCAAIPYAKAIPKKIVGVSSLFHYPVVEANGVVWFWYHPERVEPLFEVEEHQLIQDGSWLPTYRKYEWIVNTAVQETAENAADQAHFVFVHGSEHMPKPTVEYAGHQRSAYFDGYLPGTDPDGPERFEIKMLTANSGPGHTWQHFSGMFESFMLGLITPIDSDSLHMRFAFVLKDTTDAGELFMLDAYVDEVVRQVEQDIPIWNHKTFRTEPALCDGDGPIAQFRKWFRQFYAESDLVNLVQQAELLGVPTLPMAKGSKN, from the coding sequence ATGACCACCAAACGCCACCACCTCCCCATCCCCTTCGGTTGGTACTGCATTGCCTACAGCGACGAAATAGCGGTAGCTGAAGTAAAACCAGTAAAGTACCTAGGACAAGAGCTGGTGTTATATCGCACCGAGAGTGGCACCGCCTCAGTCAGCGAGGCTTATTGCCCACACCTCGGCGCCCATATTGGACATGGTGGGTTAGTCATTGGCGAATATATCAGTTGTCCTTTTCATGGTTGGCAATTTAATGGCGAGGGTCACTGCGCAGCGATTCCTTATGCGAAAGCGATACCGAAAAAAATTGTGGGTGTCAGTAGTTTGTTTCACTATCCGGTAGTAGAGGCCAATGGTGTGGTGTGGTTTTGGTATCACCCCGAGCGCGTTGAGCCTTTGTTTGAGGTTGAAGAGCATCAACTGATTCAGGATGGTAGTTGGCTACCGACGTACCGCAAGTATGAGTGGATTGTTAATACGGCGGTACAGGAAACAGCTGAGAATGCAGCGGATCAGGCACATTTTGTTTTTGTGCATGGCAGTGAACATATGCCTAAGCCAACAGTGGAGTATGCGGGCCACCAGCGCTCGGCCTATTTCGATGGCTATCTTCCTGGCACTGACCCCGATGGCCCTGAGCGTTTTGAAATTAAAATGCTGACGGCAAATAGCGGCCCCGGACATACCTGGCAACACTTTAGCGGCATGTTCGAAAGCTTTATGCTGGGTTTAATTACGCCAATTGATAGCGATAGCTTGCACATGCGTTTTGCTTTTGTGCTTAAAGATACCACCGACGCGGGTGAACTTTTTATGCTGGATGCTTATGTTGATGAAGTAGTGCGCCAGGTCGAGCAGGACATTCCCATCTGGAATCATAAAACCTTTCGCACCGAACCTGCCTTGTGCGATGGCGATGGTCCTATCGCCCAATTTAGAAAATGGTTCCGGCAGTTTTATGCTGAGTCGGATTTGGTTAATTTAGTCCAGCAGGCTGAACTCCTTGGTGTGCCGACGCTACCAATGGCTAAAGGTTCTAAAAATTAG
- a CDS encoding alkane 1-monooxygenase, with translation MTTANALIQKRPLWLLSLLMPTLPFVSYALVTASGNPLFWWLSVIYATLLIPLLDFLLGENSINPSDEVNASLVNDVFYQRIVYCYPLLQWLALGFGVWVAASALLHGWDWLAWALTFGAINGYGINAAHELGHKRGKLGQWLAKITLMPSFYGHFLVEHNRGHHVKVATPEDPASAKLGESFWRFLPRTIFGSLRSAWQLEKQKLNRQQRSVWHWRNENLQGWAGSLLILLLALGVGGWWTALWFLAQAWQAISLLEVINYIEHYGLKRQRLDNGRYEKCSPLHSWNSNTVYSNITLFQLQRHSDHHANPTRPYQLLRHFDQSPQLPSGYAAMILLAYIPALWFRVMDKRVLAHYDGDRSLANEYLKNDGYKLPDKNGIFAMTRQGMDLLRQQWQMLKG, from the coding sequence ATGACTACCGCCAATGCCCTCATCCAAAAGCGCCCGCTATGGCTACTAAGCCTGCTGATGCCAACATTACCCTTTGTCAGTTACGCACTCGTAACCGCTAGCGGCAACCCGTTGTTTTGGTGGCTGAGCGTTATTTACGCAACCTTGCTTATTCCTCTACTCGACTTCCTGCTCGGCGAAAATTCGATTAACCCCAGCGACGAGGTAAACGCTAGCCTTGTTAACGATGTGTTCTATCAGCGCATTGTTTACTGCTACCCGCTGCTGCAGTGGTTAGCACTGGGGTTTGGGGTGTGGGTAGCAGCCTCGGCATTACTACATGGCTGGGACTGGTTGGCATGGGCACTAACCTTTGGCGCTATCAATGGCTACGGCATCAATGCCGCCCATGAGCTCGGCCACAAACGTGGCAAGCTGGGGCAGTGGCTGGCAAAGATCACTTTAATGCCCAGTTTTTATGGCCACTTTCTGGTGGAACATAACCGCGGTCACCACGTTAAAGTCGCCACCCCTGAGGATCCGGCCAGCGCTAAGCTAGGTGAAAGCTTCTGGCGTTTTTTACCGCGTACTATTTTCGGTAGCCTGCGTTCAGCCTGGCAGCTCGAAAAACAAAAACTCAACCGTCAACAACGTTCAGTTTGGCATTGGCGCAATGAAAACCTTCAGGGCTGGGCTGGCTCCTTATTAATACTATTGCTAGCCCTTGGCGTTGGTGGCTGGTGGACAGCGCTGTGGTTTCTCGCCCAAGCCTGGCAAGCAATTTCGCTGCTGGAGGTGATTAACTATATTGAGCACTATGGCTTGAAACGCCAGCGGCTGGACAACGGCCGCTATGAAAAATGTTCACCGCTGCATTCGTGGAATAGCAATACCGTTTATAGCAATATCACATTGTTCCAGCTACAACGGCACTCTGACCACCACGCCAACCCGACGCGTCCCTACCAATTACTGCGGCATTTTGATCAAAGCCCGCAACTGCCATCAGGCTATGCTGCAATGATACTGCTGGCTTATATTCCAGCTCTTTGGTTTCGAGTGATGGATAAGCGGGTGCTTGCGCACTATGACGGCGATCGCAGTCTGGCGAATGAATATTTGAAAAATGATGGGTACAAGCTGCCAGATAAAAATGGAATTTTCGCGATGACCCGGCAAGGGATGGATTTGTTGCGGCAGCAATGGCAGATGCTTAAGGGTTGA
- a CDS encoding TetR family transcriptional regulator yields MTVGCVNIAAMTDTTLTSQAPTKRKNTRDKLLKAALSLVAEDRGGLAGLSLREITRRIGVSPTAFYRHFPGMEELGLTLIHESCEKLRTQLAAVSSDGEMQARVHSTVEVFLTFVVEQRDVFVMIAREQAGSSKKMRAAIGHEIALTEQLLVQAWQERGLPDMPIEQLHRVVSMSISLAFSTLPNVLDMNKNDSEGMAELAAELEQQLALLLLGAAALAGL; encoded by the coding sequence TTGACTGTTGGCTGTGTTAATATCGCCGCCATGACTGATACCACTCTCACCTCTCAAGCACCCACCAAGCGGAAAAACACTAGGGATAAGCTGCTAAAGGCCGCGTTATCGCTGGTTGCAGAAGATCGTGGTGGCTTGGCTGGCCTCAGCCTGAGGGAAATTACTCGTCGTATCGGTGTTAGCCCAACTGCCTTTTATCGTCATTTTCCCGGTATGGAAGAGCTGGGTTTAACCTTGATTCACGAGTCTTGTGAAAAGCTACGCACACAATTGGCGGCAGTCAGTTCGGATGGGGAGATGCAGGCGCGTGTACACAGTACGGTGGAAGTTTTTCTGACTTTTGTCGTAGAGCAGCGGGATGTATTTGTGATGATCGCCCGTGAGCAAGCGGGGAGTTCAAAAAAAATGCGCGCAGCGATTGGTCATGAGATTGCGCTGACAGAGCAGTTATTAGTACAGGCCTGGCAAGAGCGAGGCTTACCCGATATGCCGATTGAACAATTACATCGCGTGGTCAGTATGAGTATCTCGCTGGCATTTAGTACCCTGCCCAATGTGCTGGATATGAATAAAAATGACAGTGAAGGTATGGCTGAATTGGCGGCAGAACTTGAACAGCAGCTGGCGTTATTATTATTAGGTGCTGCCGCGCTAGCAGGTTTGTAA
- a CDS encoding DmsC/YnfH family molybdoenzyme membrane anchor subunit: MTVELFDPIEKKRSSTSLFPLRDNEPEYAKLKDIESDTHNRYGNLIELAQLEDTVSLNINGVDEIGFNINRNKQHAFHFTADNCIGCHACESACSEKNDLPAHISFRSVGYVEGGSYPDYTRMNISMACNHCDDPVCLKGCPTRAYTKHEEYGAVIQDPDICFGCGYCTWVCPYNAPQLDPVAGQVEKCNMCVDRLEVGLKPACVSACLGNALNFGVVENMPENRDHIDTCIPGFPSPEISKPNIRFQQTKAMPDEVTRTDSMPVKYKKDGNGNYQPMVDQKTGLKKSWNLARLSSRENPLVIFTLSSQAAIGLFITLFFGKLLGVEALATVANSDIYIPLLALAVGLIALGLLMSTVHLGKPMRFYRGFNNLRHSPVAREGLGIVIFMACVGLHLLASLPSNFFAVELLPILAEFSSIAQVIAFIFAALAVPAGLVALYYMYRCYRIKARPFWDHWHTAASFFGTMLNLGAVVIAAISVPVFLFLDESVNSLLSTLAVLMTAGLSLEAVGLYTHHKDLSAANHEGAASHYIQRTTFGNTYLLRNILIGLNLVAVMGLGIWGSDSVFSLTLWSLLALSMIASALIGRALFYVLVVPTTMPGAFFWKNKGFEQHARDIGLADMPQVGVAPLH, translated from the coding sequence ATGACTGTAGAATTATTTGATCCTATTGAAAAAAAGCGTTCATCTACCTCGCTTTTTCCATTGCGCGATAATGAACCGGAATATGCCAAACTAAAAGATATTGAGAGCGACACTCACAATCGCTACGGCAATCTTATCGAACTAGCTCAACTGGAAGATACCGTCAGCTTGAATATCAATGGCGTCGATGAAATTGGTTTTAATATCAATCGCAACAAACAACACGCTTTTCACTTTACCGCTGACAACTGTATCGGCTGTCACGCTTGCGAATCGGCTTGTAGTGAAAAAAATGATTTACCCGCACATATCAGTTTTCGCTCAGTCGGTTATGTAGAAGGCGGTAGTTATCCAGACTACACCCGCATGAATATTTCCATGGCCTGTAATCACTGTGATGATCCGGTGTGTTTGAAAGGCTGCCCGACTCGCGCTTATACCAAACACGAAGAATACGGCGCAGTGATTCAGGACCCGGATATTTGTTTTGGCTGCGGTTACTGCACCTGGGTTTGTCCTTACAACGCACCGCAATTAGACCCCGTTGCCGGTCAAGTTGAAAAATGTAATATGTGCGTAGATCGCTTGGAAGTCGGCTTAAAGCCAGCCTGTGTTTCTGCCTGCCTGGGTAATGCGCTGAATTTTGGCGTGGTCGAAAACATGCCGGAAAATCGCGATCACATAGACACCTGTATTCCCGGCTTCCCTAGCCCGGAAATCTCCAAACCCAATATTCGCTTTCAACAAACTAAAGCTATGCCTGACGAAGTCACTCGCACAGACTCTATGCCAGTGAAATACAAAAAAGATGGCAACGGCAATTACCAGCCAATGGTCGATCAAAAAACCGGATTGAAAAAATCATGGAACCTGGCTCGATTAAGCAGCCGGGAAAACCCCTTGGTTATTTTCACTCTAAGTAGTCAAGCTGCCATTGGTTTATTCATCACTTTATTTTTCGGAAAATTATTGGGTGTTGAAGCACTCGCTACCGTCGCCAACTCTGATATATATATTCCACTGCTAGCATTAGCCGTTGGCCTGATTGCATTGGGCTTGTTAATGTCCACCGTTCACCTGGGTAAACCCATGCGTTTTTATCGCGGCTTCAATAACCTGCGCCACTCGCCAGTTGCACGGGAAGGCTTGGGCATTGTTATATTTATGGCTTGTGTTGGCTTGCATTTATTGGCATCACTACCAAGTAATTTTTTTGCAGTTGAACTGCTGCCCATACTGGCTGAATTCAGTAGCATCGCCCAAGTTATCGCTTTTATTTTTGCTGCCTTAGCTGTCCCGGCAGGCTTGGTTGCGCTGTACTATATGTACCGCTGCTACCGCATCAAAGCGCGGCCGTTTTGGGATCACTGGCATACCGCCGCCAGTTTCTTTGGCACCATGTTAAATCTGGGTGCCGTAGTTATCGCTGCCATTTCAGTACCGGTGTTTTTATTCCTGGACGAATCAGTCAACAGCTTATTGAGCACCCTCGCCGTACTAATGACTGCCGGTCTGTCACTGGAAGCAGTAGGACTTTATACCCATCATAAAGATTTATCCGCCGCCAACCATGAAGGTGCCGCTTCGCATTATATTCAGCGCACTACTTTTGGTAATACTTATCTGTTGAGAAATATCTTGATCGGTTTAAATTTAGTCGCGGTGATGGGTCTTGGAATATGGGGCAGCGATTCGGTATTCAGTTTAACGCTGTGGTCGCTATTGGCACTTTCGATGATCGCCAGTGCATTAATTGGTCGCGCACTGTTTTATGTTCTAGTAGTACCAACCACGATGCCCGGTGCGTTCTTTTGGAAAAATAAAGGATTTGAGCAACATGCTCGGGATATTGGTCTAGCGGATATGCCGCAGGTTGGGGTAGCGCCGTTGCATTGA
- a CDS encoding molybdopterin oxidoreductase family protein gives MLFGRRKKNPIKLPDKGVVDWKYATCGYCSTGCAIEVGIDKNGKAVTTRGVADAPVNKGKLCIKGLTEAAIFEAKGRGTDPLIRDDFTQAWQTTDWDTAFNKTAAEFKRIQDKYGRDSVAVVSTGQILTEEFYTLGKLTRGLIGTNNYDGNTTLCMASAVSGYKRSFGSDGPPGCYDDFDTTECLLAFGSNLPEQHPIIYWRLKEALEKRKFPVIVVDPRVTMFAQFADIHLPITPGTDLVLLNALAHVILKEGLEDRAYIQASCNGAEEFSKLVEQYDPETAAGITGIDADMIRKVARIYANAGVAMSIWTMGINQSTHGSDGVSAINNLNLITGNIGKPGGTSLSITGQCNAMGTREWSSCSGLPGYRALENEQHREEIGKYWGVDPEFFPKKRGMFMTDIFPAIERGEIKALWLVATNPMTSMADTGRIRRIMAQLEFCVVQDAYADVEANQYAHVFFPASVWAEKSGCFTNTERRVNLVTPVKSPLANSMPDLWIFNQLAKRWDGYANMSFPEDSSDVFDEMKFLSKGDGETVSDKGANGADRMLNISGMSHEKILQQRGIQWPMREGDETGDPRLYTDGVFQFADGKAKLLALPWTDNNEKPSAEFPFWLNSGRVVEHFHTRTRTGKVGNCNKFSPTPYMEINPDAAAKLGIANMEYVKLVSPRGDAVVMAQLTQRIPRDMVFIPFHYHDCVNRLSLGLLDPHSRQPAFKQCSVRVEKTDQQAAAELNVKMRAF, from the coding sequence ATGTTATTTGGTCGCCGTAAGAAAAATCCAATTAAGTTACCTGATAAAGGTGTCGTCGATTGGAAATACGCCACTTGTGGCTATTGCTCTACCGGCTGTGCGATTGAAGTAGGCATTGATAAAAATGGCAAAGCAGTAACTACCCGCGGTGTAGCTGATGCACCGGTCAATAAAGGCAAACTCTGTATCAAAGGCTTAACCGAAGCGGCTATTTTTGAAGCCAAAGGTCGCGGCACAGACCCGTTGATTCGCGATGATTTTACCCAAGCCTGGCAAACCACTGACTGGGATACCGCCTTTAATAAAACGGCGGCTGAGTTTAAACGCATTCAAGATAAATACGGGCGCGACTCGGTAGCTGTCGTTTCCACCGGACAAATTTTAACAGAAGAATTTTACACCTTGGGCAAACTGACCCGCGGTCTAATCGGTACTAATAATTACGATGGCAATACCACGCTCTGCATGGCTTCTGCCGTATCCGGTTACAAACGGTCTTTCGGCTCCGACGGCCCGCCGGGCTGCTATGATGATTTTGATACCACCGAATGTTTACTAGCCTTTGGCTCCAATCTTCCTGAACAGCATCCGATTATTTACTGGCGCTTAAAAGAAGCACTGGAAAAACGTAAATTCCCGGTCATTGTGGTCGACCCCCGTGTCACTATGTTTGCCCAATTTGCTGATATTCATTTACCTATTACACCCGGCACCGATCTGGTATTACTTAACGCCTTGGCCCATGTCATTTTAAAAGAAGGCCTGGAAGATCGCGCCTATATTCAAGCGAGCTGTAACGGCGCTGAAGAATTTTCAAAGCTGGTTGAACAATACGACCCTGAAACAGCAGCCGGCATTACCGGTATTGATGCAGACATGATTCGCAAAGTAGCGCGCATCTATGCCAATGCAGGTGTTGCTATGAGTATTTGGACAATGGGTATTAACCAAAGCACCCACGGCTCTGATGGTGTGTCTGCGATTAATAATTTGAATTTAATTACTGGCAATATCGGTAAACCCGGCGGCACCTCCTTATCGATCACCGGCCAGTGTAATGCCATGGGTACCCGTGAATGGTCTTCTTGTTCAGGCCTACCCGGCTACCGCGCGTTAGAAAACGAACAGCACCGCGAAGAGATTGGAAAATACTGGGGCGTTGACCCAGAGTTTTTTCCCAAAAAACGCGGCATGTTTATGACCGATATTTTTCCCGCTATTGAACGTGGTGAAATAAAAGCGTTGTGGTTGGTCGCAACCAATCCAATGACGTCTATGGCTGATACTGGTCGCATCCGCAGAATTATGGCGCAGTTAGAATTTTGTGTAGTGCAGGATGCCTATGCCGATGTCGAAGCTAATCAATATGCTCATGTGTTTTTCCCCGCTTCTGTATGGGCAGAAAAATCCGGTTGCTTTACCAATACTGAACGGCGCGTCAATCTGGTAACACCAGTGAAATCACCACTTGCTAACTCTATGCCTGATTTATGGATCTTTAATCAGCTGGCCAAACGCTGGGATGGCTATGCCAATATGAGCTTTCCGGAAGACAGTTCAGATGTATTTGATGAAATGAAGTTTCTGTCCAAGGGCGACGGCGAAACCGTTAGCGATAAAGGGGCTAATGGCGCCGACAGAATGTTAAACATCTCTGGCATGAGTCATGAAAAAATTCTGCAGCAACGCGGTATTCAATGGCCTATGCGTGAAGGAGATGAAACGGGTGACCCGCGCTTATATACCGATGGCGTGTTCCAGTTTGCCGACGGCAAAGCCAAGCTATTAGCCCTGCCGTGGACCGACAATAACGAAAAGCCCAGCGCAGAATTCCCTTTTTGGTTAAACAGCGGCCGGGTAGTGGAACATTTTCACACCCGTACCCGTACGGGCAAAGTCGGCAACTGTAATAAATTCAGCCCCACACCGTATATGGAAATCAACCCCGATGCCGCCGCTAAACTGGGCATTGCCAATATGGAATATGTGAAACTGGTTTCACCCCGTGGCGACGCAGTGGTAATGGCGCAATTAACTCAACGTATCCCCAGAGACATGGTGTTTATTCCGTTTCACTATCACGATTGTGTGAACCGTTTATCGCTGGGCTTATTAGATCCACATTCGCGCCAACCGGCCTTTAAACAATGTTCGGTGCGGGTAGAAAAAACTGACCAGCAAGCAGCAGCAGAATTAAATGTAAAAATGCGCGCCTTTTAA
- the nirD gene encoding nitrite reductase small subunit NirD, translating to MSNWKDICHIDAIVPNAGRCALIDGEQVAIFRVQKSGNDTVYALHNHDPFSKANVLSRGIIGSIADRVVVASPIYKQHFCLQTGKCIEEQDTQLKTWQVRVENEMVQLSA from the coding sequence ATGAGTAACTGGAAAGATATTTGTCATATTGATGCAATTGTTCCCAATGCCGGTCGCTGCGCACTGATTGATGGTGAACAGGTAGCCATTTTCCGCGTCCAAAAAAGTGGCAATGATACCGTCTACGCCCTTCACAATCACGATCCCTTTTCTAAAGCTAACGTACTCTCGCGTGGCATCATCGGCTCTATCGCTGACCGCGTGGTAGTGGCTTCGCCTATTTACAAGCAACATTTTTGTTTGCAGACGGGCAAGTGTATTGAAGAGCAGGACACCCAATTAAAAACCTGGCAGGTACGAGTTGAAAACGAAATGGTGCAGTTATCTGCTTAA
- a CDS encoding NarK family nitrate/nitrite MFS transporter yields the protein MSGKLNIFEFSNPAIRTLHVSWIAFFITFVVWFSHAPLLAFIKEAFDLSSQQVKALLILNVALTIPSRIVVGMLVDRFGPRIVFSLLLMSAAFICWGFALATSYEMLALFRFLCGFVGAGFVIGIRLVGEWFPAKQVGIAEGIYGGWGNFGSAAGAMVLPSLALLFGGDDGWRYAIACCGALAFVYSFIFYSAARNTPKGSTYFKPKRSGGLEVTSKKDLYFYLAMNIPMYIALAVLTWKLSPSNLGLLSALATNMLYGILAVLFVIQTSQIWKVNKQHLNEGVADIDKYKFKQVAILNWSYFVTFGSELAVVSMLPLFFMDTFELSAVTAGLLASGFAFMNLAARPGGGWLSDKMGRKKTLSVLIAGLSVGYLVLSQIDSHWFIPLAVIATMCCSFFVQAGEGAVFAMVPLVKRRMTGQVAGMTGAYGNVGGVTYLTVLSFVDASTFFMVIAASATLCFMLVQFLDEPSGHTAEVMPDGSVALIDVA from the coding sequence ATGAGCGGTAAGCTTAATATTTTTGAGTTTTCTAACCCGGCGATTAGGACATTGCATGTCAGTTGGATCGCGTTTTTTATTACCTTTGTGGTGTGGTTTAGTCATGCTCCGCTGCTTGCCTTCATTAAAGAAGCCTTTGATTTAAGTTCGCAACAGGTTAAAGCGCTGTTGATTTTGAATGTTGCGCTAACCATTCCCTCGCGCATCGTGGTGGGGATGTTGGTAGATCGTTTTGGTCCGCGCATTGTGTTTAGTTTGCTATTAATGTCGGCGGCATTTATCTGCTGGGGCTTTGCGTTGGCAACCAGTTACGAAATGCTGGCATTGTTCCGCTTTCTCTGTGGGTTTGTCGGTGCTGGGTTCGTAATCGGTATTCGCTTGGTAGGTGAATGGTTTCCAGCCAAGCAAGTCGGTATTGCAGAAGGTATCTATGGCGGTTGGGGAAATTTTGGTTCTGCTGCGGGTGCGATGGTGTTGCCATCGTTGGCATTGTTATTCGGTGGTGACGATGGCTGGCGCTATGCGATCGCCTGCTGCGGTGCGTTGGCTTTTGTCTACAGTTTTATTTTTTATTCCGCTGCACGTAATACGCCTAAAGGATCAACTTATTTTAAGCCTAAGCGTTCCGGTGGCTTGGAGGTAACGAGTAAAAAGGATTTATATTTTTATCTGGCTATGAATATACCTATGTATATTGCACTGGCAGTATTGACGTGGAAATTATCGCCCAGCAATCTTGGTTTGTTATCCGCGCTGGCGACAAATATGTTATATGGCATCTTGGCGGTGTTGTTTGTCATTCAAACCAGCCAGATATGGAAAGTCAATAAACAGCATTTGAATGAAGGTGTTGCCGATATTGATAAATACAAATTTAAACAGGTCGCGATTTTAAATTGGTCTTACTTTGTCACTTTTGGTTCAGAGCTAGCAGTAGTATCAATGTTGCCGCTATTTTTTATGGATACATTCGAGCTTAGTGCGGTGACTGCTGGTTTACTGGCTTCAGGTTTTGCCTTTATGAATTTAGCTGCACGGCCAGGGGGCGGTTGGTTAAGCGATAAAATGGGGCGTAAAAAAACTTTGTCTGTATTAATTGCCGGTTTATCGGTGGGGTATTTAGTGCTGAGTCAGATTGATAGCCACTGGTTTATTCCGTTAGCCGTGATTGCAACAATGTGTTGTTCCTTCTTTGTACAAGCGGGAGAGGGGGCTGTGTTTGCTATGGTGCCATTAGTAAAGCGCCGGATGACCGGTCAGGTTGCCGGTATGACTGGCGCCTATGGTAATGTGGGCGGCGTTACCTACTTAACGGTATTGTCCTTTGTCGATGCGTCTACTTTCTTTATGGTCATTGCTGCTTCGGCCACCCTTTGTTTTATGCTGGTGCAGTTTTTGGATGAGCCAAGTGGCCATACGGCTGAAGTGATGCCCGACGGTAGTGTGGCACTGATTGATGTGGCTTAA
- a CDS encoding bifunctional protein-serine/threonine kinase/phosphatase, protein MNAPDLHLQSLLQLSVGQATNAGVKSVNEDSIGIRIPDGSLLTTKGAVALIADGVSAAEGGREASETCVQNFLTDYFSTPESWTVKKSAQRVLTALNRWLYGQSQRFSGEHKGYLTTLSCMVFKSHNAHIFHVGDSRIYRFRNGAIEQLTRDHALAISAKQTYLTRAMGLDVKLDVDYRSVNLELGDIYILTTDGIHDFVSDKKLIAIINDNPDDYEDACQKILALARASHSDDNLSCQIVRVDNLPKQEVNDVVSKLTALPFPPFLSVGSVIDGLTVVRELYASTRSQLYLVADEASGKQYCMKTPSVNFEDDPAYIERFVMESWIGSRINNVHVVKVVDRQQRKSCLYYLTEYISGLTLTQWMKENPKPPVEEVVYLVGQIAKGIRAFHRRETLHQDIKPDNIIIDKNGVVKILDFGSCHVAGIAEIDNPLQQDIALGTASYSAPEHILKKSPTYQADTFSLAVISYEMLTGQLPFSGKLESCKTSQDFLNTKYTPSYQLNPLVPVWIDGALKKSLRFSPERRHQDIPEFIHELQHPNEKYLAIGFRPLVEKDPVLFWKLVAGILLVTQLVTGYFLLP, encoded by the coding sequence ATGAATGCGCCCGACTTACATTTGCAATCCTTGCTCCAGCTATCGGTTGGTCAGGCGACTAATGCCGGTGTAAAGTCCGTCAATGAGGATTCAATCGGGATACGGATTCCCGATGGTAGTTTGTTAACCACCAAAGGTGCGGTGGCATTAATTGCTGATGGCGTGAGCGCTGCCGAAGGGGGGCGAGAGGCCAGTGAAACTTGTGTACAAAATTTTTTAACGGATTATTTTTCTACGCCAGAGTCCTGGACGGTAAAAAAGTCAGCACAGCGGGTGCTGACGGCATTAAACCGGTGGCTCTATGGCCAAAGTCAGCGTTTTTCTGGGGAGCATAAAGGGTATCTCACTACCTTAAGCTGCATGGTGTTTAAATCCCATAATGCCCATATTTTTCATGTTGGAGATAGTCGGATATACCGGTTTCGTAACGGTGCTATAGAACAACTAACACGAGACCATGCTCTCGCTATTTCTGCTAAGCAAACCTATTTAACACGGGCGATGGGGCTGGATGTAAAGCTGGATGTTGATTATCGATCGGTAAATTTAGAGCTGGGTGATATATATATTCTCACCACCGATGGCATTCATGATTTTGTTAGCGATAAAAAGCTAATCGCGATCATCAATGACAACCCGGATGATTATGAAGATGCTTGCCAGAAAATATTAGCATTGGCGCGGGCTAGCCACAGTGATGATAATTTAAGTTGTCAAATAGTGCGGGTAGATAATTTACCTAAACAGGAAGTCAATGACGTCGTTTCCAAGTTAACTGCTTTGCCATTTCCTCCGTTTCTATCAGTGGGCAGTGTGATTGATGGTTTGACTGTGGTTCGGGAATTATATGCCAGCACCCGAAGCCAGTTGTACTTGGTTGCAGATGAAGCATCCGGCAAGCAGTATTGCATGAAAACACCTTCCGTCAACTTTGAAGATGACCCTGCCTATATCGAACGTTTTGTGATGGAGAGCTGGATCGGGAGCCGCATTAATAATGTGCATGTGGTTAAAGTCGTTGATCGGCAACAAAGAAAAAGTTGTTTATATTATTTAACGGAATATATTTCCGGCCTGACATTAACGCAATGGATGAAAGAAAACCCCAAGCCGCCAGTAGAGGAGGTGGTGTATTTGGTCGGCCAGATAGCGAAGGGCATTCGCGCGTTTCATCGTCGTGAAACTTTGCATCAGGATATCAAGCCGGACAATATTATTATTGATAAAAATGGCGTGGTTAAAATTTTGGATTTTGGCTCCTGTCATGTGGCAGGTATTGCCGAAATTGATAACCCATTGCAACAGGATATTGCTTTGGGTACTGCTAGTTATTCAGCGCCGGAACATATATTAAAAAAATCACCGACTTATCAGGCCGATACGTTTTCTCTAGCTGTAATCAGTTATGAAATGCTGACTGGGCAGTTGCCCTTTTCCGGAAAGCTGGAAAGTTGTAAAACATCCCAGGATTTTTTAAATACAAAATATACGCCCAGTTATCAGCTTAATCCGTTAGTACCAGTGTGGATTGATGGGGCGCTAAAAAAATCGCTACGTTTTAGCCCTGAGCGCAGGCATCAGGATATTCCCGAATTTATTCATGAATTGCAGCATCCCAATGAAAAATATCTGGCGATAGGGTTTCGGCCGCTGGTTGAAAAAGATCCGGTGTTATTTTGGAAGCTGGTGGCGGGAATATTACTGGTAACGCAGTTAGTGACAGGCTATTTTTTGTTGCCCTAA